One segment of Setaria viridis chromosome 4, Setaria_viridis_v4.0, whole genome shotgun sequence DNA contains the following:
- the LOC117851904 gene encoding CHD3-type chromatin-remodeling factor PICKLE yields the protein MSSLVERLRVRSERRPLYTLDESDDDLPPRGGAGKGKDRQNEAPAERIEREDAKEEACQRCGKSDNLVPCSTCTYAFHRKCLVPCLNITSDKWSCPDCVSPLTEMEKILDCEMRDASREDTSSSEPESKKIRHYLIKWKGLSHIHCSWVSEKEYLEAAKIHPRLKTRLNNFRKQMDSVEKSDDEFIAIRPEWTTVDRILSSRKSSTGEQEYYVKWKELTYEECTWESESDISAFQPQIERFNEIQSRRKKYGDKGKAVSRDPRHFKESPQFLSGGTLHPYQLEGLNFLRYSWHHNKRVILGDEMGLGKTIQSIAFLASLFEDKFGPHLVVAPLSTLRNWEREFATWAPQMNVVMYFGAAASREIIKKYEFYYPKEKAKKLKKKKSSPSNEEKKHLRIKFDVLLTSYEMINMDSAVLKNIEWECLVVDEGHRLKNKDSKLFGQLKEYNTVHRVLLTGTPVQNNLDELFMLMHFLEGESFGSITELQEEFKDINQDKQIEKLHGMLKPHLLRRFKKDVMKELPPKKELILRVELTSKQKEYYKAILTKNYEVLARRNGGQISLINVVMELRKLCCHGFMTDEPDSEPANPEEGLRRLLDSSGKMQLLDKMMVKLKEQGHRVLIYSQFQHMLDLLEDYLSYRKWSYERIDGKIGGAERQIRIDRFNAPTSTRFCFLLSTRAGGLGINLATADTVIIYDSDWNPHADLQAMARAHRLGQTSKVMIYRLVSRGTIEERMMQLTKKKMILEHLVVGRLTKANNVNQEELDDIIRYGSKELFDDENDESRQIHYDDAAIEKLLDRKQVDDEESVEDDEDDEFLKGFKVANFEYIDEAKAQAEKEEARRKAAAEAANSARANYWDELLKDKYDVQKVEEHTAMGKGKRSRKQMAAADEDDIHDLSSEDEDYSFEEDVSDNDTSLQGNVSGRRGQYSKRKSRNVDLIPLMEGEGRTLRVLGFNTAQRAMFLQTLNRYGFQNYDWKEYLPRLKGKSVEEIQRYAELVMAHLVEDINDSDYFSDGVPKEGIRVDDVLVRIANISLIEEKVAAMGQGKITNLFPNYLLCEFQGLSGGRIWKAEHDLLLLKGILKHGYARWQYISDDRDNGLFEAARRELNLPSINEIMGPQLNVENGNLEGAQEAQVNSAGAHFKEIQRKIVEFLRKRYHILERCLDLEYAVIKSNTPVPDDIAEQGVPAGHAPAVRDINELLVELQELQNLEPIPTNEVAPDGTGGPSEVPHLYNKMCGVLEDSGASALNSFFGAKSASSSLASSLHQFETLCEGVVQALQPQQNGTASAIKEEAVDANSKEAAAPPQDSGPAAANGEPPAAKTEAMEIDG from the exons AAAGAAGAGGCTTGCCAGCGATGCGGAAAAAGTGATAATCTTGTCCCTTGTTCAACATGCACGTATGCATTTCACAGAAAATGCTTGGTTCCTTGCTTAAACATTACATCTGATAAATGGAGCTGCCCGGACTGC GTAAGTCCGTTGACAGAGATGGAGAAGATTCTAGATTGCGAAATGCGGGATGCCTCTCGTGAAGATACCAGTTCCTCAGAGCctgaatcaaagaagatcaggCACTATCTTATAAAGTGGAAAGGATTATCACACATTCACTGCTCTTG GGTTTCAGAAAAAGAATATTTGGAAGCTGCCAAGATACACCCTCGATTGAAAACTAGGTTGAATAACTTCCGTAAGCAAATGGATTCCGTGgagaaatctgatgatgaatTTATTGCAATTAGACCGGAGTGGACAACTGTTGACAGGATCCTTTCTAGCAG AAAAAGCTCCACAGGCGAGCAGGAGTACTATGTGAAATGGAAGGAACTTACATATGAGGAATGTACTTGGGAAAGTGAGTCTGACATCTCGGCGTTCCAACCTCAGATCGAACGCTTTAATGAGATCCAGTCCAGGCGCAAGAAATATGGTGACAAGGGAAAGGCTGTCTCTCGTGATCCACGCCATTTCAAGGAGAGCCCTCAATTTCTTTCTGGTG GCACGCTACATCCCTATCAGCTTGAAGGGTTAAACTTCTTACGCTATTCGTGGCATCATAACAAGCGTGTAATCCTTGGTGATGAGATGGGTCTTG GGAAAACAATACAGAGTATTGCTTTTCTGGCTTCCCTGTTTGAAGACAAGTTTGGTCCGCATCTGGTTGTTGCCCCCCTTTCAACCCTGCGAAATTGGGAGCGTGAATTTGCAACTTGGGCACCTCAAATGAATGTT GTAATGTATTTTGGAGCTGCTGCATCTCGGGAAATTATTAAGAAGTATGAGTTTTACTACCCAAAAGAGAAAGCAAAGAagcttaagaaaaagaaatcatctCCATCTAATGAAGAAAAGAAGCATTTGAGGATAAAATTTGATGTCTTGTTGACATCTTATGAGATGATCAACATGGACTCAGCTGTTCTAAAAAACATAGAATGGGAATGCTTG GTTGTGGATGAGGGGCATCGGTTGAAAAACAAAGATTCCAAGTTGTTTGGTCAACTTAAAGAATATAACACCGTACATCGTGTGCTATTAACAGGAACCCCAGTTCAG AATAATCTTGATGAGCTTTTCATGCTTATGCACTTCCTTGAGGGTGAAAGT TTTGGGAGTATAACTGAGCTCCAAGAGGAGTTCAAGGATATAAACCAAGACAAGCAAATTGAGAAGCTTCATGGAATGCTGAAGCCACATCTTCTTCGAA GATTCAAGAAAGATGTTATGAAAGAACTTCCTCCAAAAAAGGAGTTGATCTTACGAGTTGAACTGACGAGCAAACAAAAGGAGTACTATAAGGCAATTCTCACCAAGAATTATGAAGTGTTAGCCCGTCGTAATGGTGGACAA ATATCCCTAATAAATGTTGTAATGGAGCTGCGCAAACTCTGTTGCCATGGATTCATGACGGATGAACCTGATTCTGAACCTGCCAATCCAGAAGAAGGTTTAAG GAGGCTTTTAGATTCGTCAGGTAAGATGCAGCTGCTGGACAAGATGATGGTGAAACTAAAAGAGCAGGGCCATAGAGTTCTAATTTATTCACAGTTCCAACACATGTTGGACTTACTGGAGGATTATTTGAGTTACAGG AAATGGAGCTATGAGCGTATTGATGGCAAGATAGGTGGTGCTGAAAGGCAGATACGAATAGATCGCTTCAATGCTCCGACTTCGACTCGTTTTTGCTTTCTTCTATCTACCAGAGCTGGTGGTCTGGGAATAAATTTGGCGACTGCAGATACTGTAATTATCTATGATAG TGATTGGAACCCACATGCGGATTTGCAAGCTATGGCACGAGCTCATCGCTTGGGACAGACTAGCAAG gtgatgatATACAGGCTTGTTAGCCGAGGCACAATTGAGGAGAGAATGATGCAGCTTACAAAGAAAAAGATGATATTGGAGCACTTAGTTGTTGGTCGACTCACAAAAGCTAATAATGTCAATCAG GAGGAGCTAGATGATATTATACGCTATGGATCAAAGGAGCTTTTTGACGATGAGAATGATGAGTCTCGCCAAATTCATTATGATGATGCTGCAATTGAGAA GTTGTTAGATCGTAAGCAAGTTGATGATGAAGAATCTgtggaagatgatgaagatgacgaATTCTTAAAAGGATTCAAG GTCGCGAACTTTGAATACATTGACGAGGCAAAGGCTCAGGCGGAAAAAGAGGAGGCACGCAGAAAGGCTGCAGCTGAAGCTGCAAACTCCGCAAGAGCAAACTATTGGGATGAACTATTGAAGGATAAATACGATGTACAGAAAGTTGAAGAACATACCGCTAtgggaaaagggaaaagaagcCGCAAACAG ATGGCTGCTGCTGATGAGGATGACATCCATGACTTAAGCTCTGAAGATGAGGATTACTCGTTTGAGGAGGATGTGTCAGATAATGACACAAGTTTGCAAGGAAATGTTTCTGGAAGGAGGGGCCAATATTCTAAAAGAAAATCAC GTAATGTTGATTTGATTCCATTGATGGAGGGAGAAGGACGTACCTTGAGAGTTCTTGGATTCAACACTGCTCAACGAGCAATGTTCCTACAGACACTCAATAG ATACGGTTTTCAGAACTATGACTGGAAAGAGTATCTTCCTCGTCTGAAAGGAAAAAGTGTTGAGGAAATTCAGAG ATATGCTGAACTTGTCATGGCCCATCTTGTTGAGGACATTAATGATTCAGACTATTTTTCAG ATGGTGTTCCAAAGGAAGGGATTCGTGTTGATGATGTGTTGGTCAGGATAGCAAATATATCCCTTATCGAGGAGAAG GTGGCTGCCATGGGACAAGGAAAAATTACAAACCTCTTTCCTAATTACTTGCTTTGTGAGTTCCAAGGCTTATCTGGTGGAAGAATATGGAAAGCAGAACATGATTTACTGTTACTAAAAGGGATACTAAA GCATGGATATGCAAGGTGGCAGTATATATCAGATGACAGAGATAATGGGCTTTTTGAGGCTGCACGACGAGAGCTGAATCTCCCTTCCATTAATGAAATAATGGGTCCTCAGTTAAATGTGGAAAAT GGAAATCTGGAAGGCGCACAGGAAGCCCAGGTGAACTCAGCAGGTGCCCATTTCAAGGAGATCCAGAGAAAGATAGTTGAGTTCTTGAGAAAGAGATACCATATCCTGGAGAGATGCTTGGATCTGGAATATGCTGTG ATAAAGTCAAATACTCCTGTTCCTGATGATATTGCTGAACAAGGTGTTCCAGCAGGTCATGCTCCAGCTGTTCGAGATATCAATGAATTGTTGGTGGAATTGCAAGAATTGCAAAATCTTGAGCCAATTC CTACCAATGAAGTAGCTCCTGATGGCACAGGTGGTCCATCAGAAGTTCCCCATCTTTACAATAAG ATGTGTGGCGTGCTTGAAGACAGCGGTGCTTCTGCGCTCAATTCATTCTTCGGTGCCAAGTCGGCGTCTTCTAGTTTGGCCAGTAGCCTTCATCAGTTTGAAACTTTGTGCGAGGGAGTTGTTCAGGCCCTGCAACCCCAACAGAACGGTACCGCCAGCGCCATCAAAGAAGAAGCAGTAGATGCCAACTCCAAAGAAGCTGCTGCGCCCCCGCAAGATTCAGGCCCTGCGGCAGCGAATGGTGAACCTCCGGCTGCCAAGACAGAGGCGATGGAAATCGACGGCTGA
- the LOC117851755 gene encoding uncharacterized protein, translating into MEGEAVGNRGRQLPWRRTVAVQAALCLALYAAFSIGEPQLFPRGGEGGGVDALGQGARGGGGVAFLSVAGGARATADQARLLRQMEAVAKVYEVKFVLDIAQSRENDPLWQHGSMYFQALNIPWYSTTSSHGRILGNFLKKVSMSHDQVLDVIALDTGALQEPLHDGKISTSYREQTKWLERSLALTSGNWKVVVGYDPLVVCNEAEAPEIMKFYEPFQRIFAKYEVDAYISTGGFCGYFHRDNSMLHIGHPRPGGDHTTVDGFFLHRVTPLEMESVLINVEGKVVQRSVAHQHGTGAM; encoded by the exons ATGGAAGGAGAAGCGGTGGGGAACCGCGGGCGCCAGCTGCCGTGGCGCCGCACGGTGGCCGTGCAGGCCGCGCTGTGCCTCGCGCTCTACGCGGCCTTCAGCATCGGCGAGCCGCAGCTCTTCCCGCGGGGCGGAGAAGGGGGCGGGGTGGACGCGCTGGGGCAGGgtgcgcgcggcggaggcggcgtcgcCTTCCtcagcgtcgccggcggcgcgcgggcgaccGCCGACCAGGCCAGGCTGCTGAGGCAG atggAGGCTGTTGCAAAGGTTTATGAGGTCAAGTTTGTGCTGGATATTGCTCAATCTAGAGAGAATGACCCACTTTGGCAACAT GGTTCCATGTACTTCCAAGCTCTGAATATCCCCTG GTATTCCACCACGTCATCGCATGGGCGGATACTTGGTAACTTTTTGAAGAAAGTGAGTATGTCACACGATCAGGTTCTAGATGTCATTGCTCTGGACACTGGGGCTCTGCAG GAACCTCTACATGATGGAAAAATAAGCACTTCGTATAGGGAACAAACTAAATGGTTGGAGCGATCACTGGCGCTCACCAGTGGTAATTG GAAAGTAGTTGTTGGATATGATCCATTAGTTGTTTGCAATGAGGCAGAAGCACCAGAAATAATGAAATTCTACGAACCATTTCAGcgtatttttgcaaaatatgaAGTG GACGCATACATTAGCACGGGTGGGTTTTGTGGATACTTCCACCGTGACAATTCAATGTTGCACATTGGACATCCCAGACCTGGTGGTGACCATACAACGGTAGATGGTTTCTTCTTGCACAGGGTTACACCCCTAGAGATG GAGTCGGTGTTGATAAATGTAGAAGGCAAGGTGGTTCAGAGATCTGTTGCCCACCAGCATGGGACGGGAGCCATGTGA